The Verrucomicrobiota bacterium JB022 DNA segment TAGCCCCTGTGGCAGGGCCGATGAGCTTGTGATCGTAGGAAGGGGAGCGCCTGATCGCACCGATGCGCTATATCTTGAAATGCTGCAAAAGCAGTTCCGCCTGCCGATTTCCTATCGACAGGTGAAAATATAGTTTCGGCGGTTAGCTTCCCTGCTCTCCAATTTCTTTTCTCCCGCAATTTTTGCAGTTGCTTTGCTTCATTCAAACGCTCATGTCAGCATGAATGAAGCATCTTCTGCATCCTGCCGTTATCAAGCTGTCACTGTTGGTCGTGTTCGCGGGCGTCTCGTTGTTCCAGACGGGCTGCGTGGTCGGTCGCCGCACGGTCGATTTGCCGCTGCCTGAGGTCGCGGTGTCGGGCGCTGCGCCGACTGCGCAAGTGGGCCTGGTGAGCGTCGAAGACCAGCGCGTGTTCGTCGACAAACCCGAAAGCCCCTCCACCCCGTCCATTGACGGCAAGGTGGCCACCCTTACGCCCGAGCAACAGGCGCGCATGATCGGCCGCCAGCGCAACGGCTACGGTATGGCCGTGGGCGATGTGGCCTTGCCGGAGGGCATCACCGTGCAGCAGAAGGTGGAAGACTTGGCCGCCCGTGCCTTTGCCGAGGTGGGCTATGAACTGGTCGACGGTAGCGGACCGCAAACGACGCTCGAGATCGACGTAAAGAAGTTCTGGGGCTGGTTCACGCCGGGCTTTGTCGCGGTGAAGTTTGAGGCCGAAATCGAAGTCGACCTGGTTCTGACCAGTGCCGGGCGCACCCAAACCATTCCCGTACGCGGCTATGGCATCAACAAGGCCCAAATCGCCAGCGATGCCAACTGGCAGCTCGCCTACCGCCGCGCCTTCGAAGACCTGACGAAGAACATGGTCGAGGCGCTCGAATCGGCGAACGCGTTTTAGCGCCCAGCCACGATAGACTTCTCAAGGCTCCCGGTGAATCGCGCCGGGAGCTTTTTTGTGTTGAGACAGTCTCAACAGAGGTAGAGGCACATGAAAAAGGACAGGATGTAAAGTCCTGTCCTGTCGATCGTGTCGTGGTTAGCTAACCTAGGAGCGATCCCAGACCCAGGTGCTGTTGGTGGAGTCGTAGACCCACGGGTAGTAGCCGCGAGTCGTCCAATACCAGGAGGCGTTATTGGAGCTCCAGATCCAGTAGGCGTTCCAGTCGTCGGGGCCGATGCCAGCTTCCTCGACCCACCACCAGTCCTGCTTTTCATTCAGCCACAACCAAGGGTAGTTGCGCTGGAAGAACCAGCCAAACGGGGCCGACTTGGCCCAGCCATCGCCGAGCGTGGGGTCGTAGCTGACGGTTTCTTCGTTCAGCAAGTACGAATAGAGCTTGCGGGCGTTGTCGTAATCGAAGGGCTCTGTGCGCTCGTCGATCTCGTGCCTTACAAGGATGGTGGGGCCGTCAAACTCAATTGGGTCCGATGTAACAAGCGAGGAATTGGGAAGCCAATCGTTGGACACATAGCCAACATAAATGCTGCTATCCAGTTGATACATCGTCCAAATCGAAGCACTACCGGCCTCTTCGGGGAGGTAGAACTTCCACTGGAAGGGCGTGGCGGCGAGCGGAGCGGCGGCGCAGAGGGCGAGAAGGGCGAGGGTCGGTTTCATCGTTTGGTAAAGGGTAATCTATGATTCATGCGGTTTGGCATAGTCAATCCTTTGCTACCGGGCCAACGGGTTTATCGCCGTCGCTGATAGGGCGGAGGGGGATCACTTGTGGTGCAGGGGCACGGTGGTGGGCTATTTATACGGCTTTGAAAAGTTTTGCCTGGGCGGGACCTTTCGGGTTCAGGTATCGCGTATGGCTTGTTCTTATCTCTCCAGACTTGCCGCTGTAGCCGGGGTATACGCTATCTCCGCCGTTGCTTGCGCCGGTGAAGAGCTGGATCTCTCCCGCAACACGTTGATGGAGAAGACCGACTTGGGAGGCAGACGCTACGTGCAGACGATTTCCTTGATCTCAGGCTTTCCCATCCGGGTTGAGACTCAAGTAAGCAGCAAAGGCAACGGCGTGGTGACCATCGAGAACCTGCAGCTCCGCCTCTACGATGCCCATGGTGATGGCGCTCATTTTGAGCCTTCGCTGCTAAAAACTGAGTTCCTGGACCTCAATGGCGATGGCTATACCGATATTCGGATCTCGGGCACCGTGGTCTACGATCAGCATGAGAAGGCTGACCTCGAGCCAGAAAAGAATTGGCAGATCTGGGAGCCGGTGCGGTTTGTTTATCATTACGATCCTGCCCGCGACGGCTTCTTTTTGCAGACGCAGTCGGCGAGCTTTGGCCTCGACCCCTCAGAAGGCCCGATAACGAGTAAGAATTTCTTAAATAACCTTTCTCCAGATAAGGCCATACCATGATCACCTTCAAATCGGCGAAAGCCATCGCAGAAGCTCAAATCCGGAGGATTGCTCAAGAAAGCAACCTGCTGCTGGTATTGAATCCCCACGTTATAGAGGAGTTTGAAGCAGGTTGGGTCTTTTTCTATAACACGAAGCCTTATTTCGAAGGCGACCGCTCCAGCACCAGTCTACTGGCGGGAAACGGTCCCCTGCTGGTCTTGCGCCAGACGGGTGAGCTTAAGATCCTACCGGCCAGTATGAACGTTGGAAAAGGAGTGCAGTGGGCCTTGGACGGGTGAGAACCGGATAAAGTGGC contains these protein-coding regions:
- a CDS encoding YrhB domain-containing protein, producing the protein MITFKSAKAIAEAQIRRIAQESNLLLVLNPHVIEEFEAGWVFFYNTKPYFEGDRSSTSLLAGNGPLLVLRQTGELKILPASMNVGKGVQWALDG